In a single window of the Sebaldella sp. S0638 genome:
- a CDS encoding DUF5362 domain-containing protein: MEDVFSEKKVLEMEMDETLTKQIRFIGIIQQVMGVLNIISGAFMCLTIIGAAAGVPIIMGGISVFKSGGFMSDTALNNSGSSLKEALGNLAKGLKLLLIGFIIWIVLYILFFVVVMILGVFASASGY, encoded by the coding sequence ATGGAAGATGTATTTAGCGAAAAAAAAGTATTAGAAATGGAAATGGACGAAACACTTACGAAGCAAATAAGATTCATAGGAATAATCCAGCAGGTAATGGGTGTTCTTAATATAATCAGCGGAGCTTTTATGTGTTTGACAATAATTGGCGCAGCAGCGGGAGTACCAATTATTATGGGAGGAATAAGCGTATTTAAATCTGGCGGATTTATGAGCGATACAGCTCTGAATAACAGCGGGTCAAGTCTGAAAGAAGCACTTGGTAATTTGGCAAAAGGACTGAAACTGCTCTTGATCGGATTTATAATATGGATAGTTTTATATATATTATTCTTTGTTGTAGTAATGATATTAGGAGTATTTGCATCAGCATCCGGATATTAA
- a CDS encoding DKNYY domain-containing protein — MKKKLIILAGMFMFFQYSFSLSCLFRGYLMENDKVYYESKEKKELEKADYSTFEIIRSVNYSILAKDKNNVYYQGEILKDINPKTFKIIKEITPPIRPVWGYGCGSSGYILEDNGVRYELKEVF, encoded by the coding sequence ATGAAAAAAAAGTTAATAATTTTAGCAGGAATGTTTATGTTTTTTCAGTATAGTTTTTCTCTGAGCTGTTTGTTCAGGGGATATTTAATGGAAAATGACAAAGTATATTATGAAAGCAAGGAGAAAAAAGAGTTGGAAAAAGCGGATTATTCTACCTTTGAAATCATAAGGTCTGTAAATTACAGTATTCTGGCAAAAGACAAGAATAATGTGTATTATCAGGGAGAAATTCTTAAAGATATAAATCCGAAAACATTTAAAATAATAAAAGAAATAACTCCGCCGATAAGGCCGGTATGGGGTTACGGATGCGGAAGTTCCGGGTATATACTGGAAGATAATGGTGTAAGATATGAGCTTAAAGAAGTATTTTAA
- a CDS encoding DKNYY domain-containing protein — translation MKNKLWVIIGVLVFSCFIFSNTYLKAEYSEKNYTAKTEPEVKESVVYPYNCFEVGYFTDNNEIFYYDGVVSKKLMKADIKTFRQIHSSIGRDEKNVYYGTQIIKGLDRKTLEIYSDIIELEETEPAIGCYPVIDIRFKDKNGVYIIKEENSGKMKLIKYE, via the coding sequence ATGAAAAATAAGTTATGGGTTATAATCGGAGTATTAGTTTTTTCATGTTTTATTTTTTCAAATACATATCTGAAAGCAGAATATTCAGAAAAAAATTATACTGCAAAAACAGAACCAGAAGTAAAAGAAAGCGTTGTATATCCGTATAATTGTTTTGAAGTGGGATATTTTACAGATAATAATGAGATATTTTATTATGACGGAGTCGTATCAAAAAAACTTATGAAAGCAGATATAAAAACATTTAGACAAATTCATTCTTCAATAGGTAGGGATGAGAAAAATGTCTATTATGGCACGCAGATAATCAAAGGTTTGGACAGAAAAACCCTGGAGATATATTCTGACATCATAGAGTTAGAGGAAACAGAACCTGCAATCGGCTGCTATCCTGTAATAGATATCAGATTTAAAGATAAAAACGGTGTATATATAATAAAAGAAGAAAACTCCGGGAAAATGAAACTGATAAAATATGAATAA
- a CDS encoding DUF378 domain-containing protein — protein sequence MKTSKKNLIISAVLIFSALNWGIVGVFGFDLIEVLFGWFSNYSRLIYVCIGITGIYCIKYLME from the coding sequence ATGAAAACCAGTAAGAAAAATCTAATAATATCGGCAGTTTTAATATTTAGTGCCTTAAATTGGGGGATTGTGGGAGTATTTGGATTTGATCTGATAGAAGTATTATTTGGATGGTTTAGTAATTACAGCCGTTTGATATATGTATGTATAGGAATAACAGGTATATATTGTATAAAATATTTAATGGAATAA
- a CDS encoding carboxylesterase, with amino-acid sequence MIKQKLIIEGIPAILWGDHKEKIFIAVHGNMSHKEDEVIVQFAEKAAEAGYQVLSFDLPEHGDRKNEETLCKVQNCEKDLTGIIKYVRERYENISLFACSMGAYFSLLAYKNEKLNQALFLSPVVNMEKIIENMMLWFNVSKDELERKKEIATPVGQILYWDYYCYVKSNPVSVWNVPTSVLYGSKDEITEYDIISEFAEVFSCDLMIMENGEHYFHTKQQIDFFNEWLKNRLYISKINI; translated from the coding sequence ATGATAAAACAAAAATTGATAATTGAAGGAATACCGGCTATATTATGGGGAGATCATAAAGAAAAAATCTTTATAGCAGTACATGGAAATATGTCTCATAAAGAAGATGAGGTAATTGTGCAGTTCGCAGAAAAGGCTGCTGAAGCGGGATATCAGGTACTAAGCTTTGATCTGCCTGAACATGGAGACAGAAAAAATGAAGAGACATTATGTAAAGTTCAGAATTGTGAAAAAGATCTGACCGGAATAATAAAATATGTAAGGGAAAGATATGAAAATATAAGCTTATTTGCCTGCAGCATGGGGGCTTATTTCAGCCTTTTGGCATATAAAAATGAAAAATTAAATCAGGCATTGTTTTTATCACCTGTTGTAAATATGGAAAAAATCATTGAAAATATGATGTTATGGTTTAATGTAAGTAAAGATGAATTAGAGAGAAAAAAAGAAATAGCGACACCTGTGGGTCAGATACTGTATTGGGATTATTACTGCTATGTGAAATCCAATCCTGTTTCTGTCTGGAATGTTCCGACTTCTGTTTTATACGGCTCAAAGGACGAAATAACAGAATATGATATAATATCTGAATTTGCAGAGGTTTTTAGCTGCGACTTAATGATTATGGAAAACGGTGAACATTATTTTCATACAAAACAACAAATAGACTTTTTTAATGAATGGTTAAAAAATCGATTATATATTAGTAAAATAAATATATAA